The Kutzneria kofuensis nucleotide sequence CGGATCCCGGCGCCGACCACCGTCCAGGTCGTCGGCGCCGGCTCCGGCGTGCACGCGGGCGGAAGGTCGGCCCGACGCCACCCGTGTTTGTGTGGCGTCAGGCCGGGAAGCCGGTGGCGACCGTGACCGACGAACGCGTGGGCTGGAGCGGAGACCGAGAATGGCCAGCACAGCAGACCGGGCCAGTGCCGAGGTGACGCCGGCGAGCCTGCGACTGCCGGGGATCGTGCTCGGAGTGGGGCTGGGCGGGTTCGTCGACGGCATCCTGCTGCACCAGATCCTGCAGTGGCACCACATGCTGACCAGCACGAACACCGACAACATCGGTGTGCCGTACTACGACCCCGACACCGTTCCCGGCCTGCGGATGAACACGGTGTGGGACGGCGTCTTCCACACCGTGTGCTGGCTGGCCGTCCTGCTGGGCCTGGCCATCCTCTACAACCGCGTCACCCGCGACCGCCGCCGCGTGTGGACCTCCCGCGTCCTGTGGGGCTGGATCCTGGCCGGCTGGGGGCTGTTCAACCTCGTCGAAGGCATCCTCGACCACCACATCCTGGGCATCCACCACGTCCGCGGCGGCCCTTACCAGCTCTGGTGGGACATCGGCTTTCTCGTCCTGGGCGCCCTGCTGCTCGTCGGCGGCCACCTGCTCCAGCGCAGCGGACGCGCCGTCGATCCCGGCGGCCAGGTGGCAGGACGACCCGACTGATGGACATGCCCCAGCACGCCCATACGGCCGGCAACGACATCCTCTCGGCACTGCTGCCCGCGCTCGTCCTGTTCGCCTGCGCCGCCGGCTACCTGCACCTGGCCAGGCGCGCCCACCGTCGTAACCCGGCACTGGGCTGGAGCCGATGGCGAACGGCCAGCTTCACCCTCGGCCTCGTCCTGCTGGCCGTCGCACTGTTGCCGCCCGTCGCACCATGGGCCCACATCGACTTTCGCGGTCACATGGCCCAGCACCTGCTGATCGGCATGTACGCGCCACTGGCACTTGTGCTCGGTGCACCCGTCACCCTCGCACTACGGGCTGTGTCCACCCGCCGCGGCCGGCAGTTCACCGCTCTCCTGCACAGCCGTCCGGCTCGACTGCTGGCACATCCCGCCATTGCGCTGCTGTTGTCGACCGGCAGCCTCGCGGTGCTCTACTTCAGCCCGCTCCACGAAACGATCACCAGCCAGCCGGCCGGGCACTGGCTGCTGCACGCCCACTTCCTGTTCTCCGGCTGCCTGTTCGCCTACGTCATCGCCGGGCCCGACCCCGCCCCCGCACGACCCGGCGTCCGGACCAGGCTGGTCTACCTCGGCTGCGCCATCGCAGCGCACGCGGCGATCTCACAGTTGATGTACGGGGGATACTGGATCGACATCCACGCCCCCGCCGCCCAGATCCGGGGAGCCGCGGAGATCATGTACTACGGCGGCGACATCGCCGAACTGCTCCTCGCCGCCGCTCTCGTCGCGACCTGGCGCCCCGAGCACACGTCCGGCCCGTCACGGTTTCCGCGCCACCGCGGCCAGCATCGAGTCGTGCCACAGGGTGTCGTCCACCACGCGCACCGATTCCGGGCGCCAGAACGACGTGTAGACCAGCCCGGGGTCGAGCACCTCCAGGTCGTCGAGCAGCGCCGCGATCCACTCCCGGGACCGGGCGGTCGCGGCGCTGGTCAGTGACTTGGTCATCTCGAGGACGGCACCGAACTCGAGCAGGTCCCGCTGGCGCCGGTCGAGGGTGGCGTGCGAGATCACGACGTGGCTGCCGGGGGCGAGCAGGGACTTGTAGTGGGCCACCATGGCGGCCGTCTCGTCGGCGTCCGGCAGGTAGTACAGCGACGCGGTCATCAGCAGGCCGATCGGTTCGTCGAAGTTCAGCAGCTGACGGGTGACCGGGGCCCTGAGCACGGCGCCGACGTGTCGCATGTCGGCCTCCACGATGCCCACGCCCGCCACCCCGCCGAGGGTCAGCGTGCTGTGTGCGACCGCGACTTCCTCGTTGTCGACGTAGACCACACGGCTGTCGGGCTGTACCCGCCGGGCCATCTGGTGCACGCTCTCGCCGGTCGGGATGCCCGAGCCGAGATCGAGGTACTGGCGGACACCGGCCTCGGCGCAGGTGATCACCGCCCGCCGCAGGAACGCCCGGTTGGACCGGGCGGCGGCCCGCAACCAGGGCATCTGCTCGATGGCCCGCTCGGCCCAGTCCCGGTCGACCGCGAAGTTGCAGGCGCCGCCGATGAGGTAGTCGTACACCCTGGACGGGCTCGGCCTGCTCAGGTCGACCACCCAGGGGATGGGTCTCGACGCGTTCTCACC carries:
- a CDS encoding DUF2243 domain-containing protein codes for the protein MASTADRASAEVTPASLRLPGIVLGVGLGGFVDGILLHQILQWHHMLTSTNTDNIGVPYYDPDTVPGLRMNTVWDGVFHTVCWLAVLLGLAILYNRVTRDRRRVWTSRVLWGWILAGWGLFNLVEGILDHHILGIHHVRGGPYQLWWDIGFLVLGALLLVGGHLLQRSGRAVDPGGQVAGRPD
- a CDS encoding SAM-dependent methyltransferase; this encodes MGENASRPIPWVVDLSRPSPSRVYDYLIGGACNFAVDRDWAERAIEQMPWLRAAARSNRAFLRRAVITCAEAGVRQYLDLGSGIPTGESVHQMARRVQPDSRVVYVDNEEVAVAHSTLTLGGVAGVGIVEADMRHVGAVLRAPVTRQLLNFDEPIGLLMTASLYYLPDADETAAMVAHYKSLLAPGSHVVISHATLDRRQRDLLEFGAVLEMTKSLTSAATARSREWIAALLDDLEVLDPGLVYTSFWRPESVRVVDDTLWHDSMLAAVARKP